From the genome of Papaver somniferum cultivar HN1 chromosome 2, ASM357369v1, whole genome shotgun sequence, one region includes:
- the LOC113347558 gene encoding 3-ketoacyl-CoA synthase 4-like, which translates to MSHASMGSRPGIFQDENPTRKPDTRQQLDWFVLPISEELLFFSTLVMKKLFNNKLKPYIPDFKLVLDHFCIHAGGRAVIDELEKNIQLLPLHLEASRMTLHRFGNPSLSSIWYELAYIDAKGRMKCKAISKRSLGRLR; encoded by the exons ATGAGTCATGCTTCTATG GGCTCAAGGCCAGGGATATTTCAAGACGAAAATCCTACAAGAAA ACCCGACACGCGACAACAACTGGACTGGTTCGTTCTCCCAATCAGTGAAGAGCTTCTGTTTTTCTCAACTTTGGtcatgaaaaagcttttcaataaTAAGCTCAAGCCTTACATACCTGATTTCAAGCTTGTGTTAGACCACTTCTGCATACATGCCGGTGGAAGAGCCGTTATTGATGAATTGGAGAAGAACATACAATTGCTTCCTTTACATCTGGAGGCTTCTAGAATGACCCTTCACCGGTTTGGGAACCCCTCTTTGAGTTCCATCTGGTATGAATTGGCTTACATTGACGCCAAAGGAAGGATGAAGTGTAAAGCAATCTCCAAAAGGTCCCTGGGCAGATTGCGTTGA